A genomic stretch from Thermomonospora umbrina includes:
- a CDS encoding sensor histidine kinase: protein MDVALAVVAVGAVVAGLVAGVPWWRGRRELGSPADRATFHTLHTASLAAPPLRAGLTEQGAQKAVRHLRELLGSAAVAITDGERVLAWDGTGEHHADGALAHAAGPMGSGRTDVLGPETVACVRLDCPVRHAVVVPLTTDDRVVGTLAAYGGDVSAGLIRAAEEVGHWVDAQLQLAELDRSRTLLMEAEVRALRAQISPHFVYNSLTTIASFVRTDPERARELLLEFADFTRYSFRRHGDFTTLAEELHSIDRYLLLQRARFGDERLRVTLRIAPEVLPVAVPFLCLQPLVENAVRHGLQDRAGPGRITIVAEDAGADCAISVEDDGVGMDPERLRHVLAGEYEGAEAAGIGLGNVDERLRQVYGDDYGLAVETAAGAGTKVTLRVPKYRPGVTASGPKGG from the coding sequence ATGGACGTGGCGTTGGCGGTGGTCGCGGTCGGAGCGGTGGTGGCCGGGCTCGTCGCGGGGGTGCCGTGGTGGCGGGGGCGGCGTGAGTTGGGGAGTCCTGCGGATCGGGCGACGTTCCACACGCTGCACACCGCGTCGCTGGCGGCGCCGCCCCTCCGGGCCGGACTGACCGAGCAGGGGGCGCAGAAGGCGGTGCGGCACCTGCGGGAGTTGTTGGGGTCGGCGGCCGTGGCCATCACCGACGGGGAGCGGGTGCTGGCCTGGGACGGGACGGGGGAGCACCACGCCGACGGGGCGCTCGCGCACGCGGCCGGGCCGATGGGGAGCGGGCGGACCGACGTGCTCGGGCCCGAGACGGTGGCGTGCGTGCGGCTGGACTGCCCGGTCAGGCACGCGGTCGTGGTGCCGCTGACCACCGACGACCGGGTGGTGGGGACGCTGGCGGCGTACGGGGGCGACGTGTCGGCGGGGCTGATCCGGGCCGCCGAGGAGGTCGGGCACTGGGTGGACGCCCAGTTGCAGCTCGCGGAGCTGGACCGGTCGCGGACGCTGCTGATGGAGGCGGAGGTCCGGGCGCTGCGGGCGCAGATCTCCCCGCACTTCGTCTACAACTCGCTGACCACGATCGCCTCGTTCGTGCGGACGGACCCGGAACGGGCCCGGGAGCTGCTGCTGGAGTTCGCCGACTTCACCCGGTACTCGTTCCGGCGGCACGGCGACTTCACCACGCTGGCCGAGGAGCTGCACTCGATCGACCGGTACCTGCTGCTGCAGCGCGCCCGGTTCGGCGACGAGCGGCTGCGGGTGACGCTGCGGATCGCGCCCGAGGTGCTGCCGGTCGCGGTGCCGTTCCTGTGCCTGCAGCCGCTGGTGGAGAACGCGGTCCGGCACGGGCTCCAGGACCGGGCCGGGCCGGGCCGGATCACGATCGTGGCCGAGGACGCCGGGGCCGACTGCGCGATCAGCGTCGAGGACGACGGGGTCGGCATGGACCCCGAGCGGCTCCGGCACGTCCTGGCGGGGGAGTACGAGGGCGCCGAGGCCGCCGGGATCGGGCTCGGCAACGTCGACGAACGGCTGCGCCAGGTGTACGGGGACGACTACGGTCTGGCCGTCGAGACCGCCGCCGGGGCGGGCACCAAGGTGACGTTGCGGGTGCCCAAGTACCGGCCGGGGGTGACCGCTTCGGGGCCGAAGGGCGGTTGA
- a CDS encoding LytR/AlgR family response regulator transcription factor, which yields MAGLRVLAVDDEAPALEDLAFWLRADPRVEELSLARDGAAALRQVDRALAGRRPIDAVFLDIRMPGLDGVVLGRLLAQFARPPEIVYVTAHDVHAVDAFEIKAADYLLKPVRPERLAEAIRRVSGAPADPEPESVPVELAGVTRFVAAADVWYVEAHGDYARLHTASGGHLVRIPLAALEERWRAAGFVRVHRSHLVAVRYVEELRLDSGRCTVLIGGTELPVSRRHTRELRDLLVRDTRRPR from the coding sequence GTGGCCGGTCTGCGCGTCCTGGCGGTGGACGACGAGGCGCCGGCGCTGGAGGACCTGGCGTTCTGGCTGCGCGCCGACCCCCGCGTCGAGGAGTTGTCGCTGGCCAGGGACGGGGCCGCCGCGCTGCGGCAGGTGGACAGGGCGCTCGCCGGACGGCGGCCGATCGACGCGGTGTTCCTCGACATCCGGATGCCGGGGCTGGACGGGGTGGTGCTGGGGCGGCTGCTGGCGCAGTTCGCCCGGCCCCCGGAGATCGTCTACGTGACCGCGCACGACGTCCACGCGGTGGACGCGTTCGAGATCAAGGCCGCCGACTACCTCCTCAAGCCGGTCCGGCCGGAGCGGCTGGCCGAGGCGATCCGGCGGGTGAGCGGGGCGCCGGCCGACCCGGAGCCCGAGTCGGTGCCGGTGGAGCTGGCCGGGGTCACGCGCTTCGTGGCCGCCGCCGACGTCTGGTACGTGGAGGCCCACGGCGACTACGCCCGGCTGCACACCGCCTCGGGCGGCCATCTGGTCCGCATCCCGCTGGCCGCCCTGGAGGAGCGCTGGCGCGCGGCCGGGTTCGTCCGCGTGCACCGCAGCCATCTGGTGGCCGTCCGGTACGTCGAGGAGCTGCGCCTGGACTCCGGCCGCTGCACGGTGCTGATCGGCGGGACCGAGTTGCCGGTCAGCCGCCGGCACACCCGTGAGCTGCGCGACCTGCTCGTCCGCGACACGCGGCGGCCCCGGTGA
- a CDS encoding cation acetate symporter — MSSAYGLAAVSLVVTTTVLIGTFGLRISRTTSDFYVASRTVSPLRNASAIGGEYLSAASFLGVAGLIMAYGADMLWLPVGWTGGYLVLLVLVSAPLRRSGAYTLPDFAEARLESMAVRRITSVLVVLIGWLYLMPQLQSAGLVLRTVAGTPVWVGAVLVAAVVTINVLSGGMRSITLVQAFQYWLKLTALAVPVLFLLIAWRYDAAPGPDGDVPPAFTERTTVAMSADVTVRVERPIAVVVHGSLDGAARAGPVMLTAGEHALTRDTAVTFPAGAAVPHVSDLPVMTGREWFTPLSGREYPLYATYSLILATFLGTMGLPHVLVRFYTNPDGRAARRTTVLVLTLLGAFYLLPALYGALGRIYAPELLMTGRTDAVVLTLPGRLVGGMPGELLSALVTAGAVAAFLSTTSGLTVSVAGVIGQDILNGGVRSFRVATLLALFVPLGLALAARALAVADVVGLAFAVAASTFCPLLVLGIWWRRLTVAGAFAGLVAGGGLAGTAVAWTIVAGPPRGAAGALLAQPAAWTVPVAFAVMIGVSLLTPRSVPAGVARTMVRLHAPETLDLDRGTWRPKGG; from the coding sequence ATGAGCTCCGCGTACGGCTTGGCGGCGGTGTCGCTGGTGGTGACGACGACCGTGCTGATCGGGACGTTCGGGCTGCGGATCTCGCGGACGACGTCGGACTTCTACGTGGCGTCCCGGACGGTGTCGCCGCTGCGCAACGCGTCGGCGATCGGCGGCGAGTACCTGTCGGCCGCCTCGTTCCTCGGGGTGGCCGGGCTCATCATGGCGTACGGGGCGGACATGCTCTGGCTGCCCGTCGGTTGGACCGGCGGCTACCTGGTGCTGCTCGTGCTGGTCTCGGCCCCGCTGCGCAGGTCGGGCGCGTACACGCTGCCGGACTTCGCCGAGGCCCGGCTGGAGTCGATGGCGGTGCGGCGGATCACCAGCGTGCTGGTCGTGCTGATCGGGTGGCTGTACCTGATGCCGCAGCTCCAGAGCGCCGGTCTGGTGCTGCGCACGGTGGCGGGCACCCCGGTGTGGGTGGGCGCCGTGCTGGTGGCCGCGGTGGTGACGATCAACGTCCTGTCCGGCGGGATGCGCAGCATCACCCTGGTGCAGGCGTTCCAGTACTGGCTGAAGCTGACCGCCCTCGCCGTTCCCGTGCTGTTCCTCCTCATCGCCTGGCGGTACGACGCCGCGCCCGGGCCGGACGGCGACGTCCCGCCCGCGTTCACCGAACGCACCACGGTCGCGATGAGCGCGGACGTCACCGTACGGGTGGAACGGCCGATCGCGGTCGTCGTCCACGGGAGCCTGGACGGTGCGGCGCGGGCCGGGCCGGTGATGCTGACGGCGGGGGAGCACGCCCTGACCCGTGACACCGCCGTGACGTTCCCGGCCGGGGCCGCCGTCCCCCATGTCTCGGACCTGCCCGTGATGACCGGCCGGGAGTGGTTCACGCCGCTGTCGGGCCGCGAGTATCCGCTGTACGCGACGTACTCGCTGATCCTGGCGACGTTCCTGGGGACGATGGGGCTGCCGCACGTGCTGGTCCGCTTCTACACCAACCCGGACGGGCGGGCCGCGCGGCGCACCACGGTGCTGGTGCTGACCCTGCTGGGCGCCTTCTACCTGCTGCCCGCGCTGTACGGGGCGCTCGGCCGGATCTACGCCCCCGAGCTGCTGATGACCGGGCGCACCGACGCCGTGGTGCTGACGCTCCCGGGACGGCTCGTGGGCGGGATGCCCGGTGAGCTGCTGAGCGCCCTGGTCACGGCGGGGGCCGTCGCGGCGTTCCTGTCGACCACGTCGGGGCTGACGGTGTCGGTGGCGGGGGTGATCGGCCAGGACATCCTGAACGGCGGGGTGCGGTCGTTCCGGGTCGCGACCCTGCTGGCCCTGTTCGTCCCGCTGGGACTGGCGCTGGCGGCGCGGGCGCTGGCGGTGGCGGACGTGGTGGGTCTGGCGTTCGCGGTGGCCGCGTCCACGTTCTGTCCGCTGCTGGTGCTCGGCATCTGGTGGCGGAGGCTGACCGTCGCGGGCGCGTTCGCGGGGCTGGTCGCGGGCGGCGGGCTCGCGGGCACCGCCGTGGCGTGGACGATCGTCGCCGGGCCGCCCCGGGGGGCCGCGGGCGCCCTCCTCGCCCAGCCCGCCGCCTGGACGGTGCCCGTCGCGTTCGCCGTGATGATCGGCGTCTCGCTGCTCACGCCGCGCAGCGTCCCGGCGGGGGTGGCGCGCACCATGGTCCGACTGCACGCGCCGGAGACCCTCGACCTCGACCGGGGCACCTGGCGGCCCAAGGGCGGCTGA
- a CDS encoding DUF485 domain-containing protein, producing the protein MTAEKRLHADGTPYERVQRSAEFQELRRRFRAFAFPATAAFLAWYLLYVVMSGWARDLMGAQVVGFVNVALIFGLLQFASTFLIAWLYARHAEARLDPMAAELAAGMEGTGR; encoded by the coding sequence GTGACCGCCGAGAAGCGTCTGCACGCGGACGGAACACCTTATGAACGGGTCCAGCGCAGCGCCGAGTTCCAGGAGTTGCGACGCCGCTTCCGGGCCTTCGCGTTCCCGGCCACCGCGGCGTTCCTGGCCTGGTACCTGCTGTACGTGGTCATGTCCGGCTGGGCCCGCGACCTCATGGGCGCCCAGGTCGTCGGCTTCGTCAACGTGGCCCTGATCTTCGGCCTGCTGCAGTTCGCGTCCACGTTCCTGATCGCGTGGCTGTACGCCCGGCACGCCGAGGCCAGGCTCGACCCGATGGCCGCCGAACTCGCCGCCGGGATGGAAGGGACGGGCCGATGA
- a CDS encoding solute symporter family protein — MSHETLAVLLFVAFVGGTLVITVWAGRHTKDASDFYAGGRSFSGVQNGMAIGGDYMSAASFLGIAGLIALYGYDGFLYSIGFLVAWLVALLLVAELMRNSGKYTMADVLAFRMSPRPVRTAAGVSTITVSIFYLLAQMVGAGALVSLLFGFTSDTAKAATIVLVGALMIVYVVVGGMKGTTWVQIVKAVLLMGGATLVTVLVLGKFGFNLSTLLRDAAEQSGKGEAFLEPGLRYATEEQGLTGKLDLISLGLALVLGTAGLPHILIRFYTVPTARDARKSVLWGIGIIGAFYLLTLVLGFGAAALVGSDEIRAANPAGNTAAPQLAERIGEIVFGDVGGTVLLAVIAAVAFATILAVVAGLTLASSSSFAHDLYAHVIKRGRVTDREEVRVARISAFVIGAVAIVLGIFAQRLNVAFLVALAFAVAASANLPAILYSLFWRRFNTAGAVAAIYGGLGSAVLLVLFSPVVSGSEKALFTGADFSYFPLENPGIVSIPFGFLCGWLGAVLSKEHNAEKYAEIEVRSLTGAGAERATGH, encoded by the coding sequence ATGAGCCACGAGACCCTGGCCGTGCTGCTGTTCGTGGCGTTCGTCGGCGGCACGCTCGTCATCACCGTGTGGGCCGGTCGGCACACCAAGGACGCCTCCGACTTCTACGCCGGCGGCCGGTCGTTCTCCGGGGTGCAGAACGGCATGGCCATCGGCGGCGACTACATGTCGGCGGCCTCGTTCCTGGGCATCGCCGGGCTGATCGCGCTGTACGGCTACGACGGGTTCCTGTACTCGATCGGCTTCCTGGTGGCCTGGCTGGTGGCGCTGCTGCTGGTGGCCGAGCTGATGCGGAACTCGGGCAAGTACACGATGGCCGACGTGCTGGCGTTCCGGATGAGCCCGCGTCCGGTGCGCACGGCCGCCGGGGTGTCCACCATCACCGTGTCGATCTTCTACCTGCTGGCCCAGATGGTCGGCGCGGGCGCGCTGGTGTCGCTGCTGTTCGGGTTCACCTCCGACACCGCCAAGGCCGCCACCATCGTGCTGGTCGGCGCGCTGATGATCGTGTACGTGGTCGTCGGCGGCATGAAGGGCACCACCTGGGTCCAGATCGTCAAGGCCGTCCTGCTGATGGGCGGCGCGACGCTGGTGACCGTGCTGGTGCTCGGCAAGTTCGGGTTCAACCTGTCCACGCTGCTGCGCGACGCCGCCGAGCAGAGCGGCAAGGGCGAGGCGTTCCTGGAGCCGGGGCTGCGGTACGCCACCGAGGAGCAGGGCCTGACCGGCAAGCTCGACCTGATCAGCCTGGGGTTGGCGCTCGTCCTCGGGACCGCCGGGCTGCCGCACATCCTGATCCGCTTCTACACCGTGCCGACCGCGCGGGACGCCCGCAAGTCGGTGCTGTGGGGGATCGGCATCATCGGCGCCTTCTACCTGCTGACCCTCGTGCTGGGCTTCGGCGCGGCGGCGCTGGTGGGCAGCGACGAGATCCGCGCGGCCAACCCGGCGGGCAACACCGCCGCCCCGCAGCTCGCCGAACGGATCGGCGAGATCGTCTTCGGCGACGTCGGCGGCACCGTGCTGCTGGCGGTCATCGCGGCGGTGGCGTTCGCGACGATCCTGGCGGTGGTGGCGGGCCTCACCCTGGCCTCGTCCTCCTCGTTCGCCCACGACCTGTACGCCCACGTCATCAAGCGGGGCCGGGTCACCGACCGGGAGGAGGTGCGGGTCGCCCGCATCTCCGCGTTCGTCATCGGCGCGGTGGCGATCGTGCTGGGCATCTTCGCGCAGCGGCTGAACGTGGCGTTCCTGGTGGCGCTGGCGTTCGCGGTGGCGGCGTCCGCCAACCTGCCCGCGATCCTCTACAGCCTGTTCTGGCGGAGGTTCAACACGGCGGGCGCGGTCGCGGCCATCTACGGCGGGCTGGGCTCGGCGGTGCTGCTCGTGCTGTTCTCGCCGGTGGTGTCGGGCTCGGAGAAGGCGCTGTTCACCGGCGCGGACTTCTCCTACTTCCCGCTGGAGAACCCGGGCATCGTCTCCATCCCGTTCGGGTTCCTGTGCGGCTGGCTGGGCGCGGTGCTCAGCAAGGAGCACAATGCGGAGAAGTACGCCGAGATCGAGGTCCGGTCCCTGACGGGTGCGGGCGCGGAGCGCGCCACCGGCCACTAG
- a CDS encoding ABC transporter substrate-binding protein gives MKSTLRTTVTALTALALAATAAGCGSGKATGGSGGTGADGVKHGPGVTDKTIKLGLATDQTGAYAPLGKSITQAQQLHFEEVNQAGGVCGRTIEPVVRDHGYDPQKAVSIYSELGSDVLAIPHFLGSAMVTAVKQRIESDKVFVIPSAWSTSLLGSRYIQVAGNTYDVDVINGIEFLMAKKLVKKGDKLGHVYFEGDYGGSALRGAKFAADKHGLTIVEQKIKPTDNDMGSQVAALNSAKVSAILMSAGPKQSASLAGLARSRGMKQPILASNSGFAPQLLSTPAAPALLQGFFMVSSGAPIGADLPGVAKLAAAYGKKYPGQPLDNAVVHGYDAAGVVVAALKKACASKDLTREGLINAHRSTTTYDGGLGTPMDFSSSDKPPTRKTYILQPNKDATGGLVIVAPAAESELAKTYTPPVGSY, from the coding sequence ATGAAGTCCACCCTGCGCACCACGGTCACCGCGCTGACCGCCCTGGCGCTGGCCGCCACGGCGGCCGGCTGCGGCAGCGGCAAGGCCACCGGCGGATCCGGCGGCACCGGAGCGGACGGGGTCAAGCACGGCCCCGGCGTCACCGACAAGACCATCAAGCTCGGCCTGGCCACCGACCAGACGGGCGCCTACGCCCCGCTGGGCAAGAGCATCACCCAGGCCCAGCAGTTGCATTTCGAGGAGGTCAACCAGGCGGGCGGCGTCTGCGGGCGCACCATCGAGCCGGTGGTCCGCGACCACGGCTACGACCCGCAGAAGGCCGTGTCGATCTACAGCGAGCTGGGCTCCGACGTGCTGGCGATCCCGCACTTCCTCGGCTCGGCGATGGTCACCGCGGTCAAGCAGCGCATCGAGTCCGACAAGGTGTTCGTGATCCCGAGCGCCTGGTCCACCAGCCTGCTGGGCAGCCGCTACATCCAGGTCGCCGGCAACACCTACGACGTGGACGTCATCAACGGCATCGAGTTCCTGATGGCCAAGAAGCTCGTCAAGAAGGGCGACAAGCTCGGCCACGTGTACTTCGAGGGCGACTACGGCGGCTCGGCGCTGCGCGGCGCCAAGTTCGCCGCCGACAAGCACGGGCTGACCATCGTGGAGCAGAAGATCAAGCCCACCGACAACGACATGGGCTCCCAGGTCGCCGCGCTGAACAGCGCCAAGGTGAGCGCGATCCTGATGAGCGCCGGGCCCAAGCAGTCGGCCTCGCTGGCCGGGCTGGCCCGTTCGCGCGGGATGAAGCAGCCGATCCTGGCCAGCAACTCGGGCTTCGCCCCGCAGTTGCTGAGCACGCCCGCCGCGCCCGCCCTGCTCCAGGGCTTCTTCATGGTGAGCTCGGGGGCGCCGATCGGCGCGGACCTGCCGGGGGTCGCGAAGCTGGCCGCCGCGTACGGCAAGAAGTACCCCGGCCAGCCGCTCGACAACGCGGTGGTGCACGGCTATGACGCCGCGGGCGTCGTCGTCGCGGCGCTCAAGAAGGCCTGCGCCTCCAAGGACCTCACGCGGGAGGGCCTGATCAACGCGCACCGGTCGACCACCACCTACGACGGCGGGCTCGGCACGCCGATGGACTTCTCGTCCTCCGACAAGCCCCCCACGCGCAAGACGTACATCCTGCAGCCGAACAAGGACGCCACCGGCGGCCTGGTGATCGTCGCTCCGGCGGCCGAGTCCGAGCTGGCCAAGACGTACACGCCCCCGGTCGGCAGCTACTGA
- a CDS encoding branched-chain amino acid ABC transporter permease: MSSRVSAALRPRVLAAALGLVVMVVVPFYAEPFLLQAGLFAMAAAVGAIGLNLLTGSTGQLSMGHAFFLAVGAYGYVYFAAEPHDELAGLGLPTPVAVVLAVLLAGLAGGLFSPIAGRLRGTYLGIASLALIFIGQHVLHNAEAVTGGANGRDVPSLELLGFSFADAPELVVLQVPFRALEKLWFLSLIVLLAAAWVARGVLRGRPGRAMATIRDHEIAAGVMGVPVARYRAGVFVLSSMYAGLAGVLLAMAFRRTVPEYFGIILSLEYLAMIVIGGLGSVAGAMAGAAFVSLLPPLFTRYGDGLPLIAAPGTEGVSPAEASRILYGAAVVAVVLFFPGGLLGLWARIRALPGARRRPHPVPRMKAEEQT, encoded by the coding sequence GTGTCTAGCCGAGTGTCCGCCGCGCTGCGGCCCCGGGTCCTCGCCGCCGCGCTCGGCCTCGTCGTGATGGTGGTCGTCCCGTTCTACGCCGAGCCGTTCCTGTTGCAGGCCGGGCTGTTCGCGATGGCCGCCGCCGTCGGCGCCATCGGCCTGAACCTGCTGACCGGCTCGACCGGGCAGTTGTCGATGGGCCACGCGTTCTTCCTGGCCGTCGGGGCGTACGGGTACGTGTACTTCGCCGCCGAGCCGCACGACGAGCTGGCCGGGCTGGGGCTGCCCACACCGGTGGCGGTGGTGCTGGCGGTGCTGCTGGCCGGGCTCGCGGGCGGGCTGTTCAGCCCGATCGCGGGACGGCTGCGCGGCACGTACCTGGGCATCGCCTCACTGGCGTTGATCTTCATCGGCCAGCACGTGCTGCACAACGCCGAGGCGGTGACCGGCGGCGCCAACGGCCGGGACGTGCCCTCGCTGGAGCTGCTGGGCTTCAGCTTCGCCGACGCCCCCGAGCTGGTGGTGCTCCAGGTGCCGTTCCGGGCGCTGGAGAAGCTGTGGTTCCTGTCGCTGATCGTGCTGCTGGCGGCGGCGTGGGTGGCGCGGGGCGTCCTCCGCGGCCGGCCGGGCCGGGCCATGGCCACCATCCGCGACCACGAGATCGCCGCCGGGGTGATGGGCGTGCCGGTGGCCCGCTACCGCGCCGGGGTGTTCGTGCTGTCGTCGATGTACGCGGGACTGGCCGGGGTGCTGCTGGCCATGGCGTTCCGCCGGACGGTGCCCGAGTACTTCGGCATCATCCTCTCGCTGGAGTACCTGGCGATGATCGTCATCGGCGGGCTCGGCTCGGTGGCCGGAGCGATGGCGGGGGCCGCGTTCGTCTCGCTGCTGCCCCCGCTGTTCACCCGCTACGGCGACGGCCTGCCGCTGATCGCCGCGCCCGGCACGGAGGGCGTGTCCCCGGCCGAGGCGTCCCGGATCCTCTACGGCGCCGCCGTCGTCGCCGTCGTCCTGTTCTTCCCCGGCGGGCTGCTCGGGCTCTGGGCCCGAATCCGCGCCCTCCCCGGAGCCCGCCGCAGACCCCACCCCGTCCCCCGAATGAAAGCCGAGGAACAGACCTGA
- a CDS encoding branched-chain amino acid ABC transporter permease has product MTTFIELLVNGVSVGSVYALIALGFVIIFKATEVVNFAHASLLLVGGYVIAILHEDIGFWPAVLAGVAGAAAVGAAVEFLVLRRSRAGDHQVLAIVTIGVDIVLTTELTRRIGTDVLAMGDPWQNRIVNIGGIGIAQTRIAALVTAATLIACFLMAFRYTSWGISMRAAAEDRETAALMGIRLSRVSMGAWAVAGALAAVAALFLTVFPTPGLDRSTSFVALKAFPAAILGGLDSTSGALAGGLIIGLTESLATGYQNDLTFLGRGIGEVAPFLVMIVILLIRPAGLFGTRELARV; this is encoded by the coding sequence GTGACCACCTTCATCGAACTCCTGGTCAACGGGGTGTCGGTCGGCTCGGTGTACGCGCTGATCGCCCTCGGCTTCGTGATCATCTTCAAGGCCACCGAGGTGGTCAACTTCGCGCACGCCTCGCTGCTGCTGGTCGGCGGCTACGTGATCGCGATCCTGCACGAGGACATCGGCTTCTGGCCCGCCGTCCTGGCCGGGGTGGCCGGGGCCGCCGCGGTCGGCGCGGCGGTGGAGTTCCTGGTGCTGCGCCGTTCCCGGGCGGGCGATCACCAAGTGCTGGCGATCGTCACCATCGGCGTGGACATCGTGCTCACCACCGAGCTGACGCGGCGGATCGGCACCGATGTGCTGGCCATGGGCGACCCCTGGCAGAACCGCATCGTGAACATCGGCGGGATCGGCATCGCGCAGACCCGGATCGCCGCGCTGGTGACGGCGGCGACGCTGATCGCCTGCTTCCTGATGGCGTTCCGGTACACCTCGTGGGGCATCTCGATGCGGGCCGCCGCCGAGGACCGGGAGACCGCCGCGCTGATGGGGATCCGGCTGAGCCGGGTGTCGATGGGCGCGTGGGCGGTGGCCGGGGCGCTGGCCGCGGTCGCGGCGCTGTTCCTCACGGTGTTCCCGACACCCGGACTCGACCGGTCGACCTCGTTCGTGGCGCTGAAGGCGTTCCCGGCGGCGATCCTCGGCGGGCTGGACTCCACCTCCGGGGCGCTGGCCGGCGGGTTGATCATCGGGCTGACGGAGTCGCTGGCCACGGGCTACCAGAACGACCTGACCTTCCTCGGCCGCGGCATCGGCGAGGTCGCCCCCTTCCTGGTGATGATCGTGATCCTGCTGATCCGGCCCGCCGGGCTGTTCGGAACGAGGGAGCTGGCCCGTGTCTAG
- a CDS encoding ABC transporter ATP-binding protein, giving the protein MSALEVTDLTVRFAGLTALDAVGFTVRPGSIHAVIGPNGAGKSTCFNVLSGVYRATSGSVRFGGADLTRMPPHRIAALGVARTFQNIALSRFQSVEDNVMLGRHRLTRAGFVGAGLRLPFARREDTRHRARVRDIARFVGVSEYLDAPVGMLSYGVQKRVELARALAMEPKLLLLDEPVAGMNGGERRAMAEVIVAARADLDISILLVEHDMGMVMRLADEVTVLDFGRRIAAGTPTEVQRDPEVIRAYLGVQAADAADAADSAGAAAGSESETA; this is encoded by the coding sequence GTGAGCGCTCTCGAGGTGACCGACCTGACCGTGCGGTTCGCCGGGCTGACCGCGCTGGACGCCGTGGGCTTCACCGTGCGCCCGGGCAGCATCCACGCGGTCATCGGCCCCAACGGCGCGGGCAAGTCCACCTGCTTCAACGTGCTGTCCGGCGTGTACCGGGCGACCTCGGGGAGCGTCCGCTTCGGCGGCGCGGACCTGACCCGGATGCCGCCGCACCGGATCGCGGCGCTGGGTGTGGCCCGCACCTTCCAGAACATCGCGCTGTCCCGGTTCCAGAGCGTCGAGGACAATGTGATGCTGGGCCGGCACCGGCTGACCCGGGCGGGCTTCGTCGGCGCCGGGCTGCGGCTGCCGTTCGCCCGCCGCGAGGACACGCGGCACCGGGCCCGGGTCCGCGACATCGCGCGGTTCGTGGGCGTCTCGGAGTACCTGGACGCCCCGGTCGGGATGCTGTCGTACGGCGTGCAGAAGCGCGTCGAACTGGCGCGGGCGCTGGCCATGGAGCCGAAACTGCTGCTGCTGGACGAGCCGGTCGCCGGGATGAACGGCGGGGAGCGGCGCGCGATGGCCGAGGTCATCGTGGCCGCCCGCGCCGATCTGGACATCTCGATCCTGCTGGTCGAGCACGACATGGGCATGGTGATGCGGCTGGCCGACGAGGTCACGGTGCTGGACTTCGGCCGCCGGATCGCCGCGGGCACCCCCACCGAGGTGCAGCGCGACCCGGAGGTCATCCGCGCCTACCTGGGCGTGCAGGCGGCGGACGCGGCCGACGCGGCGGACTCCGCCGGGGCCGCGGCGGGATCCGAGAGCGAGACGGCGTGA
- a CDS encoding ABC transporter ATP-binding protein, whose translation MATKAGATLAVSGLTVSYGKAVRALREVSLEVPEGTVTAVLGANGAGKTTLLRALSGTLSFHRGAIEAGTITLGGRTLSGLRPAGVVAAGVVQVPEGRRVFGRLTVEENLRAGALGARGRPGGDAARDRVMELFPVLGERARQRAGLLSGGEQQMLAMGRALMARPSVLLLDEPTLGLAPLMAERIGETVAEINRQGTAVLLIEQNAALALRLATTAHVLEVGEVTLSGPADELAASDEVRRRYLGVGDADAVEPEFRRPPTLERWAG comes from the coding sequence ATGGCGACCAAGGCCGGCGCGACGCTCGCGGTCAGCGGTCTGACCGTGAGCTATGGCAAAGCCGTGCGCGCTCTGCGGGAGGTCTCCCTGGAGGTCCCTGAGGGGACCGTGACGGCCGTCCTCGGCGCCAACGGCGCCGGGAAGACCACGCTGCTGCGCGCCCTGTCGGGGACCCTGTCGTTCCATCGCGGTGCGATCGAGGCCGGGACGATCACCTTGGGCGGGCGCACACTGAGCGGGCTGCGGCCCGCCGGGGTGGTCGCCGCCGGCGTCGTCCAGGTGCCCGAGGGGCGGCGCGTGTTCGGGCGGCTCACCGTGGAGGAGAACCTGCGGGCCGGGGCGCTCGGGGCCCGCGGACGTCCCGGCGGCGACGCCGCCCGCGACCGGGTGATGGAACTGTTCCCGGTGCTCGGCGAACGGGCCCGGCAGCGGGCCGGGCTGCTGTCGGGCGGCGAGCAGCAGATGCTGGCGATGGGCCGGGCGCTGATGGCGCGGCCCTCGGTGCTGCTGCTGGACGAGCCGACGCTGGGGCTGGCCCCGCTGATGGCCGAGCGCATCGGGGAGACCGTCGCCGAGATCAACCGGCAGGGCACCGCGGTGCTGCTCATCGAGCAGAACGCGGCCCTGGCGCTGCGGCTGGCCACGACCGCCCACGTGCTGGAGGTCGGCGAGGTGACCCTGTCCGGCCCGGCCGACGAGCTGGCCGCCAGCGACGAGGTCCGCCGCCGCTACCTCGGCGTGGGCGACGCCGACGCCGTGGAGCCCGAGTTCCGACGGCCGCCCACGCTCGAGAGGTGGGCCGGTTGA